From a region of the Micropterus dolomieu isolate WLL.071019.BEF.003 ecotype Adirondacks linkage group LG21, ASM2129224v1, whole genome shotgun sequence genome:
- the LOC123960254 gene encoding interleukin-1 beta-like: MEAEMKYKIPKMPKGLDLEFTHHPLTMRRVVNLIVAIERFKGSRCIDSENLLNFMLESLVEEHIVFERSSAPPPQYVRTDEQLYSVTDSKKRSLILVENSMELHAVMLQGGAENRKVHLNMSNYVHPAPVTEARTVALGIKDTGYYLSCQKDGDNPTLHLEAVDKENLSSISSDSDMVRFLFYKQDTGLNLSTLVSVAFPDWYISTAEDNNKPVEMCLEASQRHRTFNIQRQS, encoded by the exons ATGGAAGCCGAGATGAAATACAAGATCCCCAAGATGCCTAAGGGACTGGACTTGGAGTTTACCCATCATCCACTGACAATGAGGCGTGTGGTCAACCTCATCGTCGCCATAGAGAGGTTTAAGGGCAGCAGATGCATTGACTCTGAAAACCTGCTCAACTTCATGCTGGAGAGCTTAGTGGAAG AGCATATAGTGTTTGAGCGCAGCTCAGCTCCACCACCACAGTACGTCAGGACGGACGAACAACTGTACAGCGTGACTGACAGCAAAAAGAGGAGCTTAATTCTGGTGGAAAACAGCATGGAGCTTCACGCAGTGATGCTGCAGGGAGGCGCCGAGAACCGCAAAG TTCACCTGAACATGTCGAACTACGTGCACCCTGCACCTGTCACTGAGGCCAGAACTGTGGCTCTGGGCATCAAAGACACAGGTTACTACCTGTCTTGCCAGAAGGATGGTGACAATCCAACCTTGCATCTGGAG GCCGTGGACAAAGAGAATCTGTCGAGTATCAGCTCGGACAGCGACATGGTGCGATTTCTCTTCTACAAACAGGACACCGGGCTGAACCTCAGCACCCTCGTGTCTGTTGCCTTCCCCGACTGGTACATCAGCACAGCAGAGGATAACAACAAGCCGGTGGAAATGTGCCTAGAGGCCTCCCAACGCCACCGAACCTTCAACATCCAGCGTCAGAGTTGA